A segment of the Agarivorans albus genome:
CGCGGTTTTGCACCACCGCTCGAGTTTGTTTACCTAAGCGAGATTTTTGCATTAGCAAGTACACGCCAATGGTGATCATGATGGTTAATGCCATCACAAATATGCCGTTAATTGGCACTTCAATAATGTCGGTAATGGCGTAAGAGCCCATTAGCCAATCAGGTAGGCTCACTCCCACTTCTCGAGCGCCAAACACGGTGCGATAGAGTTGCTGTAAAATAAGGCTTAAACCCCAAGTCGCTAGTAAGGTATCTAGTGGACGCTTGTACAAATGGCGAATCATCGCCCACTCCACCAGCGCACCCAGCGCAGCAGTGACAATAAACGCCAGCAGCATTGCCACAAAAAAGTAGCCATCAAATAGACCCGGAAGGTAATTGCTAAATAGCTGTGAAGTAAGGTAAGTAATGTAAGCTCCTAGGATCATAAACTCGCCATGGGCCATATTAATTACGCCCATTTGACCGAATATAATGGCTAGACCTAGGGCCATAAGAACAAATACAGAAAACAAAATAAGACCGGCAAATCCCTGCATGGCGAAAATGGCGGTTAGCTCTGAGCTGGTATAATCGGCAAACATATTCAGTCCCTCTTAAAAGCTAGCGAAAGAACAAGTGGCCCAGCGAGCTGAGCCACCTACAGCGGTTACTGATAACCTTTAGGGAATGGGTTTGGTTCAATTAAGTCTGCGGTTTCATAAACAATGTCGTATTGACCATCGGCTTGAGCGTGACCAATTCGCGTTTTAGACCATAGGTGATGGTTTTCGTGAACTTTCACATAACCTTCTGGCGCAGTGGTTAGCTCTAGGTTTGGCGAAGCAGCACGTACTTTATCGATATCAAACGAGCCGGCTTTTTCTACCGCGGCTTTCCACAACCATGGGCCTAAGTAGGCAGCTTGAGTCACGTCGCCAATTACAATGTCGTCGCCCCAGCGCTTTTTAAAAGCTGCTACAAACTCTTCATTGTTTTGGTTGGTTAAGCTTTGGAAGTACTTCATGGCAGCGTAAGCACCTTGAATGTTTTCACCGCCAATGCCCAAGATCTCGTCTTCAGTCACCGAAATAGTTAATACCAGTGGCTTCTCTTTGTTCATATCGATGCCCGCAGCTTTAAGCTGCTTGTAGAAGGCAACGTTAGAGCCACCTACTACAATGGCGTAAATCACATCAGGCTTTTTAAGTTTAATTTTGTTGATAACCGAGTTGAACTGAGTATGACCCAGTGGGTAGTACTCTTCGCCCACTACTTTTAAACCCAGTTTTTCAATGTGTTTGCGGGCAATTTTGTTAGAAGTACGTGGCCAAATGTAGTCAGACCCTAGTAAGAAAAAGCTTTTGGCATCTTTGGTATCGGTTACCCAATCAATCCCTGCAATAATTTGCTGAGTAGCTTCTTGGCCGGTGTAAATTACGTTAGGAGATTGCTCTAAACCTTCATAAAACGTTGGGTAGTAAAGCATGCCGTTATATTGCTCAAACACCGGCAATACCGCTTTACGAGAAGCAGAAGTCCAGCAACCAAATACCGCCGCTGCTTTATCTTTAACTAATAACTTCTTCGATTTTTCGGCAAAGGTTGGCCAGTCACTGGCACCATCTTCTTGAATGTATTCAATCTGGCGCCCTAATACGCCGCCCATTGCGTTGATTTGCTCAATGGCTAGCATCTCAGCTTGCACCGAGCCAGTTTCACTAATGGCCATGGTGCCAGTTACCGAGTGCAGAATACCTACCTTCACCGTATCGTCGGTTACGGCTAAGCCGGTAGTATTTACTTCAGCGGTGCTAGGCGCTGCAGCAAAGCTTAGTTGTGAAACCAGCATTGCGGCAGGCAAGGCCATCATTCCTTTTAGCAGATTACGGCGTAGCGAATTGCTTAAGCCTGTTTTCTTGAGATTTTGCATAGTGGTATCCCTACTGAGTGTGTAAGACAAAGTGTCCGTACTTGGTGAATACCATGATGCGTAATTGCAAGGCTGAGCAAAATTCGCCGTTCACCCTAGCGACCTACGTCATTTGACGCATAGCGGTGAATAAGAGATTGATTTAGGGTCAAGATATTAAAGAGAGTGGCAAACCGCTACCAACAAATAACTCAGTTAAACAAGCATAACAGTCTGATTTTAATAACCATTTTAACAAAAGGGTGATAAAGCCACGGCGCGAAAAATGCTTATAAAACCTGTGAATTCGCAAAGGAAGGCGTTTAAGGGATGAAAGACCAGCATGTATTTAAAGCCCGTAGAAACTATAACCGCTGGGTAGCCAACCAAACTTTAGAAGATTATGCGCTAAGGTTTACCTCTAAAAATGCCCGTAAGTGGTCGGTTGCACGCGTCTCCAATACCGCCTTGGGCGCAATCTCTTTTTTAGCCCTAGAAGCCATTGGTGGCGCGCTAATTCTTAACTTTGGTTTCAACAATTCTTTAATCGCCATATTGCTGGTTTCGGCAATTATATTTTTCTGTGGGCTGCCTATTTCTTACTATGCTGCACGCTATGGCGTCGATATCGATTTGCTTACGCGCGGCGCGGGCTTTGGCTACATTGGCTCTACCATTACCTCTCTCATTTACGCCTCGTTTACCTTTATCTTTTTTGCCATTGAGGCGGCCATTATGGCCTCGGCTTTAGAGCTGTTATTTAACATTCCCTTAAGCATTGGCTACTTAATTAGTGCCATTGTGGTGATCCCCCTAGTAACACATGGGATCACCTTCATTAGCCGTTTTCAACTGTGGAGCCAACCCATATGGCTGGTACTACAGCTGGCTCCACTCATTTTTATTTTGTGGCATGAATCCAGTGCAATTAACAACTGGCTACAGTTTGAAGGCAAGCTAGAGAGCGGTAATTCAGGTGAGTTTAACCTGCATTTATTTGGTGCAGCGTCGGGGATCCTTTTCTCGTTAATGGCGCAAATTGGAGAGCAAGTAGACTTCTTACGTTTTATGCCCGAGGCCAAGAAAAAACACCGGGCCTGTTGGTGGGTAGCCTTGTTATCGGCAGGTCCAGGTTGGATTATTGTTGGTGCACTTAAAATACTCTTAGGATCGTTTTTAGTGGTACTAGCCATTAATGCCGGAGTGGCCGAAGATGTGGCCGGAGATCCTATTCAAATGTATCAAGTGGCCTTTTCCTACATGGCTCAATCCCCACTGCTTGCGCTCTCCTTGGCGGGTATTTTTGTTTTGGTTTGTCAGCTTAAAATTAACGTAACGAACGCCTATGCTGGCTCTATCGCCTGGTCAAACTTTTTCTCTCGCTTAACCCATAGCCACCCAGGCCGCGTAGTGTGGCTGGTATTTAACGTGATTATTGCCCTGCTGATTATGGAGCTAGGCATCTACGCCGCTTTAGAAGACATCCTCGGCATTTACTCGAATGTAGCGGTTGCTTGGGTTGGCGCACTGGTGGCCGATTTAGTGATCAACAAACCCTTGGGTTATAGCCCCAAGCACATTGAGTTTAAACGCGCCCACCTCTACGACATTAACCCTGTTGGGGTCGGTTCCATGGTGATTGCATCTGTTTTAAGTATCTATTGTTATACCGGAAATGCCGGCGACACAGCCCAAGCTCTGGCGCCTTACATCGGCTTAAGCACCGCTTTTGTGTGCTCTCCTATCATCGCCATTTTAACCAAAGGCCGCTACTACCTAGCAAGAGAGCCCAATCTACTGCAGGCCCACCAAGGAGAATGCACGGTTTGCCAAAATCACTTTGAAATTGAAGACCTTGCCAGCTGCCCAGCCTATGGCGGCGCAATATGCTCGCTATGTTGCACCCTAGATGCGCGCTGCCATGATCAATGCAAAGAAAACGCTCGCTTTGGTCAGCAACTAAGTCAATTTGTTAGCCTAGTACTTCCTAAAGCCGTGTCATCCTTAATGAATACTCGGCTGTTAAATTTCTCTGGCTTAATGGCGCTCATTGCCTTGCTCATTGCCAGCTTGTTTTACCTAGTCTATTCGCGGATCCCGGTTACCGAATTTGCCACTAAAGCGGCAGTTTCAGCAACCTTAAGCCACGTATTTTTCTTATTGATGATTATTGTTGGCGTGCTGGTTTGGCTATTTGTTTTAGCCAACGACAGCCGCCAATTTGCATTAGATGAATCGCAGCGCCAAACCGAGTTACTTAGCCGCGAAATATCTGCCCACGAGGTGACCGACCAAGCCTTGCAGCAGGCCAAAGAAACCGCCGAATCAGCCAACCAAGCTAAAAGCCGCTACCTCACTGGCATTAGTCATGAGCTTCGCACCCCGCTTAACTCGGTGCTGGGTTACGCACAGCTCTTAGAAAAATCGCCAAGTTTAGCGCCCGAGCACAGCGCTAAAGTCTCGCTTATCAAACGCAGCGGAGAACACCTCGCCGACATAATTGAAGGCCTATTAGATATCTCGCGCATCGAGGCAGGCCGCATCGAATTACAACGTGATGAAGTGGCCATTGGTGAATTGCTGGATGACTTGGTAGATATGTTCAGCCTTCAAGCCAAAAGCAAAGGCATTTCCTTCGTTTACAATCCCAGCCCTTACCTGCCCAACTGGGTAACCGCAGACGAAACTCAATTGCGGCAAATACTCATTAACCTGTTGTCCAACGCGGTTAAATTTACCCAACAAGGCTCGGTAACCTTAGACGTTTATTACCGTAATCAAGTCGCAGAATTCACCATTACCGACAGCGGCGTAGGCATTAGCGAACAAGATATCGAGCGAATATTCAAACCCTTTGAGCGAGTAGAGAAAAGGGACATACCCAGCTCTCCCGGCACTGGCTTAGGCTTAACTATTACGCAGTTGCTTACCGACATAATGGGTGGAAACATTAGTGTAAGCAGCGAGATTGGCAAAGGTAGCAGCTTCAAACTGAGCATCATGCTGGCTAGCTTAAACAAAGAGCAGCAGCCGCAATCTGTGCAAGCGCCAGTAAACTCTATCAAAGGCCCTAGCAAAACCGTAATGGTGGTAGACGATGACCCTAATCACCGTAACTTAGTATCAGAAATCCTCTCGCCACTGGGTTTTGTGGTTCATGAAGCCAACGATGCATTAGTTTGTTTAAGCAATACCTACTTAAGTGCCATTGATCTGTTTTTACTCGACATCTCCATGCCCGATATGAATGGCTGGCAACTGCTTAAAAAACTTCGCAGCAATGGCATTAGTGTACCGATCATCATGGTGTCAGCCGATGCCACAGAAGCGCCTTATTTCAATGCCGCTGAAGAAATTCACGAGCCAGCATTACACAATGACTACCTAGCTAAGCCCATGCGCGATAACGCGCTACTGGAAAAAGTTGCCAAAGCCTTAGCCATAGATTGGAACTACCAAAACACCAGCACGCAAAGCGCCTCGCCCGAGCCGCAAGCGCTAAACATTCAACTAAACCAAAGCCAACGCGAACAGCTGCAAGAAATCGCCGAAATGGCGCAACTAGGCTTTGTACAAGGGATTGATAGACTAATAAAAAACCTAGAGAAAGACAGCGCGTTACACACCATAACTCGCGCCCTAAGAAAGGAATTAGAACAGTATCAATTTGCCAGCATTACCGCTTATTGTGAAAAGGTCGTAATCTAATGAACGCCACAAACTCAAAGGGACTAATCCTCGTTGTTGACGATGCTACCGAATCGGTGGCGATGCTTAACACCGCTTTAATTGAACAAGGCTACACCGTGTTAATTGCCATGGACGGGCAACAAGCACTCAACATTAGCCAACGCATTACTCCAGACTTAGTACTCATGGATGCATTAATGCCAAATATGGACGGTTTTGAAGCCTGCCAGCAACTTAAACAAAATACTCAACTTAGCGATATTCCAGTAATTTTCATGACCGGATTAAGCAGCAGTGAGTCGGTGGTTAAGGGCCTAGAATCTGGCGGGGTAGACTACATCAATAAACCAGTAAAACTTGATGAACTGTTTGCTCGGATAAAAGTACATATTAGCAATTCTCGCCTCACCCGCAGTGCTCATGGCGCCCTAGATGAAATAGGCCAAGCTAGCTTTACCGCCAATAGCCGAGGCGAAATGATTTGGGTAAGCGCCAAAGCAAGCGAAACACTGGAATCACAAAAAGATTTACCCACCCCAGCAGCCGAGGTGATTTGCCCTCAACTTAAGCAGTGGCTAGCCCATACCCCAGCTAAACACAGCATGCTGTCACTTAAAAACCTCAACACAGCGTTGCAAGTTCGCTACTTGGGGCAATCGTCACCAGGTGAGCACTTACTTCGCTTGGTAAATAACGACGACCAAAGCCAGCGCGACTCCTTGCGCCAGCGATTCAGCTTAACCGAGCGCGAATCAGAAGTTGTGCTGTGGTTAGCTAGAGGGAAAACCAATCGAGAAATTGCACAAATTTTAGACATGAGCCCACGTACCGTAAACAAACACCTTGAAGCGGTATTTACCAAACTAGCAGTAGAAAACAGAACCAGTGCAACAGCCGTTTGTTTGGCCCACTTAAACGACAGCTAACTTAAGCCTTGCGGCTATTCGAACGCTTTATCGCGCCTAAAATAGCCTAATTACCCTTGCGCTAGGGCTCTCTATAACTGCTTTGTTGTAAACAAATGCAGACTACACACAGCAACTCTCTAGCAGCTAAATAGTCATTTTTGTGCACTTGAATTTTTAAAATCTCCCTGCCCGCACTACGCTTACTAGGGTCTGTTGAACTTTCGCGGTTAAATTTTGTTCGAGATAAAATCGTTTTAGGCGCGGCAAGGGGTGTGCTGCCTAGTTATTCTAAGCTAATACTCCTTAACAAAGCATAAAGCGGTTTTAGCCGAACCCTTCGGGCAGTGTTTGTGGCTCATTTCTACTGCGTTATCGGCTACTCATGTAGCTTAGCTATACATCAAAGCATCTGGCTGAATAAATAAGCCACAAACTGCTGCAAACATCAGCTCGAAAGATCCACAGACCCTAGTCAGCAAGGAGGCTTTATGAAGATTTCCCAAATCCGCATTGAGCAGCAACCCGACCACGCTATTCTTCGGGCCGATTGCGCTGGCTTCGACTTATGGTACAAGTTCCCCGCCCCGCTACAGCCTCGCTTAAGTGCCGACCCATTTATTGCCGCTTGTTTACTGATTTGCATGGCAAAAAACCAAGACTTGCAGCTAGAAGACAGCGCAACCTATTCCCCTACCTTGCTACGCAACCTCGAACAGCTGCAGGACATTTTTGCTTATTGGCAAGACTACCTTGGCCACAACATGCACCATATTAAGATAAAGGGCGGCACCGCTAAGGAAGAGCCGTTTCCTTGCAATGATAAAGTGTCGTTTTTCTCTGGAGGGGTCGACGGTTACCATACTTACCAACAAAACCAGCAAGACATCGATTACCTTCTATTTGCCAAAGGCATTGATATGCAGCTGTCTAGCGACGAGCTATACCAACAAGCCTTTGCGTGTAATCAACAGTATTTGGAAAAACACCACAAGCTACTTTATCCAATCGAAACTAACGTTAGATTTTTGGGTTACCACAACCAACTAAAATGGGGCGTATGTTTTGGTGGCGGCCTGTCCAGCATTGCGCTCGCCTTGGGGGTAAAGAAGTGTTTTATTGCCGCGGGATTAACCTACCAAAACAATGTTCCCGAAGGCTCTAACTACATTACCGACCATTTATGGAGTAATCACCACACCCAAATTGTCCATCATGGCGCCGAAGTGAGGCGTATCGACAAACTTAAACAACTCACTAAAGACCAAGACTTTCTAAAAATTTTAAGGGTTTGCTGGCACGACCATGGCTACAACTGCGGAGAATGTGAAAAGTGCCTTCGCACCATGAGCAGCCTGCGTTTATTAGGCATAAAGACCGATTCCTTTCCCCCACTTAGCGACCAATTAGTTAAACAAAAACTGCGAGACCAAAAGCTTTATAACATTCACGATGTACAGTTTCTTGAAGAAAACCTCGACCAAGCCATCGCGGTAAACGACACAGTGATGATCGAAGCACTGCAGCACATCAAACATGATTTTGATATGCGCGCTTTAATCAAACAAGCCGACGAACTTATCTTGCATGGCTATGCCCACAAGCTAAAACAATTATTCGTGCGGCATTAAAATCGATGAAAATCCACCAGCTCAACTTAGAAAAACATAACAATTACCACAAAATATCGGCCATGCTGGGACCTTTCCCGCTGTGGTTTAAAACCAGCAGTGAGTGCTTAATAGCCTGTAACGACGCTAGCCCGTTTTTGTGCTCGGCACTTATACCGGCTATGTTTTTGGGCGAAGACATAGAGATCGACCGTCGGTATTACGTATCGGCAAGCTTGTTAGAAAAACTGCCGCTTATTCAAACCATGATGCACGCTTGGAACCCCATTTTTAAGTGCATTAAGGTAAACGTTAATACCCAAACCTTTAAGCCATCAGCTAGCCAATTAGGCCACAGCGCCTTTTTCTCTGGCGGGGTAGATGGCACCTACAACCTGATTAAGCACCAAGAGCAACTAGACAACTTAGTGCTTATTAATGGCTTCGACTTCTCTATGCCCCAGCCAGCTTGGCAACAGCTAGTCGCCCGCTGCCAAAAAA
Coding sequences within it:
- the urtB gene encoding urea ABC transporter permease subunit UrtB, whose product is MFADYTSSELTAIFAMQGFAGLILFSVFVLMALGLAIIFGQMGVINMAHGEFMILGAYITYLTSQLFSNYLPGLFDGYFFVAMLLAFIVTAALGALVEWAMIRHLYKRPLDTLLATWGLSLILQQLYRTVFGAREVGVSLPDWLMGSYAITDIIEVPINGIFVMALTIMITIGVYLLMQKSRLGKQTRAVVQNRAMAGAVGINTEKVDRYTFALGCGIAGIAGSAFTMVGSTGPTAGQLYIVDTFLVVVFGGASSLLGTVASAFTISQAQSTMEFFLSGSMAKVLTLLTVVGILMLRPQGLFSLKVRR
- the urtA gene encoding urea ABC transporter substrate-binding protein — encoded protein: MQNLKKTGLSNSLRRNLLKGMMALPAAMLVSQLSFAAAPSTAEVNTTGLAVTDDTVKVGILHSVTGTMAISETGSVQAEMLAIEQINAMGGVLGRQIEYIQEDGASDWPTFAEKSKKLLVKDKAAAVFGCWTSASRKAVLPVFEQYNGMLYYPTFYEGLEQSPNVIYTGQEATQQIIAGIDWVTDTKDAKSFFLLGSDYIWPRTSNKIARKHIEKLGLKVVGEEYYPLGHTQFNSVINKIKLKKPDVIYAIVVGGSNVAFYKQLKAAGIDMNKEKPLVLTISVTEDEILGIGGENIQGAYAAMKYFQSLTNQNNEEFVAAFKKRWGDDIVIGDVTQAAYLGPWLWKAAVEKAGSFDIDKVRAASPNLELTTAPEGYVKVHENHHLWSKTRIGHAQADGQYDIVYETADLIEPNPFPKGYQ
- a CDS encoding ATP-binding protein; amino-acid sequence: MKDQHVFKARRNYNRWVANQTLEDYALRFTSKNARKWSVARVSNTALGAISFLALEAIGGALILNFGFNNSLIAILLVSAIIFFCGLPISYYAARYGVDIDLLTRGAGFGYIGSTITSLIYASFTFIFFAIEAAIMASALELLFNIPLSIGYLISAIVVIPLVTHGITFISRFQLWSQPIWLVLQLAPLIFILWHESSAINNWLQFEGKLESGNSGEFNLHLFGAASGILFSLMAQIGEQVDFLRFMPEAKKKHRACWWVALLSAGPGWIIVGALKILLGSFLVVLAINAGVAEDVAGDPIQMYQVAFSYMAQSPLLALSLAGIFVLVCQLKINVTNAYAGSIAWSNFFSRLTHSHPGRVVWLVFNVIIALLIMELGIYAALEDILGIYSNVAVAWVGALVADLVINKPLGYSPKHIEFKRAHLYDINPVGVGSMVIASVLSIYCYTGNAGDTAQALAPYIGLSTAFVCSPIIAILTKGRYYLAREPNLLQAHQGECTVCQNHFEIEDLASCPAYGGAICSLCCTLDARCHDQCKENARFGQQLSQFVSLVLPKAVSSLMNTRLLNFSGLMALIALLIASLFYLVYSRIPVTEFATKAAVSATLSHVFFLLMIIVGVLVWLFVLANDSRQFALDESQRQTELLSREISAHEVTDQALQQAKETAESANQAKSRYLTGISHELRTPLNSVLGYAQLLEKSPSLAPEHSAKVSLIKRSGEHLADIIEGLLDISRIEAGRIELQRDEVAIGELLDDLVDMFSLQAKSKGISFVYNPSPYLPNWVTADETQLRQILINLLSNAVKFTQQGSVTLDVYYRNQVAEFTITDSGVGISEQDIERIFKPFERVEKRDIPSSPGTGLGLTITQLLTDIMGGNISVSSEIGKGSSFKLSIMLASLNKEQQPQSVQAPVNSIKGPSKTVMVVDDDPNHRNLVSEILSPLGFVVHEANDALVCLSNTYLSAIDLFLLDISMPDMNGWQLLKKLRSNGISVPIIMVSADATEAPYFNAAEEIHEPALHNDYLAKPMRDNALLEKVAKALAIDWNYQNTSTQSASPEPQALNIQLNQSQREQLQEIAEMAQLGFVQGIDRLIKNLEKDSALHTITRALRKELEQYQFASITAYCEKVVI
- a CDS encoding response regulator translates to MNATNSKGLILVVDDATESVAMLNTALIEQGYTVLIAMDGQQALNISQRITPDLVLMDALMPNMDGFEACQQLKQNTQLSDIPVIFMTGLSSSESVVKGLESGGVDYINKPVKLDELFARIKVHISNSRLTRSAHGALDEIGQASFTANSRGEMIWVSAKASETLESQKDLPTPAAEVICPQLKQWLAHTPAKHSMLSLKNLNTALQVRYLGQSSPGEHLLRLVNNDDQSQRDSLRQRFSLTERESEVVLWLARGKTNREIAQILDMSPRTVNKHLEAVFTKLAVENRTSATAVCLAHLNDS